A section of the Clostridium sp. TW13 genome encodes:
- a CDS encoding valine--tRNA ligase — MLTKKYNSNESEEKWQEYWQENEIYKYDFNSDKETFSIDTPPPTVSGSLHIGHIFSYTQAEMIARFQRMQGKNVFYPFGFDDNGLPTERLVEKEKNIRAVNIPRSEFIKECIATTKRYEEEFKNLWLSMGFSVDWSLQFETINPMVQKISQKSFIDMAKSGKAYIKESPVLWCTTCQTSIAQAELETTEKETTFNYIPFLVEGEELIVATTRPELLYGCTCLFINPKDERYTKYIGKTALVPLYNYEIPILSDEKVSLDKGTGIVMCATFGDTTDVEWYEKHKLPYRKVIEANGKINETVPFIGGLKVLIAREKIIELLKENNLLKKSEVITHTVSTHERCGKPIEIIPSKQWYIDILSEKERYLKVADEINWYPASMKNRYIAWVENLKWDWCISRQRYYGVPFPVWYCKKCGKPMFPKDEELPINPMESTPTSACECNHMNFIPETAVFDTWATSSLTPLINSKWNTDEDIHSKLLPMGMRTQAHEIIRTWAFYTIVRSLYHTGNIPWKDLMICGFVLAKKGEKISKSKGNSNFDPKTLIDRHSADALRYWAAGANLGTDTMFSEDELKISKRFLTKLWNAASFCIMQLEDFTGDKPKETLPIDKWITERLKQVESKAIDYLNQYETGLAKHEIDDFFWNDFCDDYLELVKDRLYKPEIHGAKERLSAQYTLYNVLLELLKLYAIYVPYITEEIYQSYFKTFEKSASIHIMEWNKKESTIDNELLCFGENIKAIISEVRKYKSERNLSLKERLNIIKVNIPINQSSYFQKTFKDIKACTWAENIEISPSNCWNIEIL; from the coding sequence ATGTTAACTAAAAAATATAATTCAAATGAATCAGAAGAAAAATGGCAAGAATACTGGCAGGAAAACGAAATATACAAATATGATTTTAATAGTGATAAAGAAACATTTTCTATAGATACTCCCCCACCAACAGTAAGTGGCAGTCTTCATATAGGTCATATATTCTCCTATACACAAGCTGAAATGATTGCAAGATTTCAAAGAATGCAAGGTAAAAATGTATTCTATCCTTTTGGGTTTGATGACAATGGCCTACCAACTGAAAGATTGGTTGAAAAAGAAAAAAATATACGTGCTGTTAATATTCCTAGAAGTGAATTTATCAAAGAATGCATTGCAACAACAAAAAGATATGAGGAAGAGTTTAAAAACCTGTGGCTTTCAATGGGTTTCAGTGTAGATTGGTCCTTACAATTTGAAACTATAAATCCAATGGTTCAAAAGATATCTCAAAAATCCTTTATTGATATGGCCAAATCAGGAAAAGCTTATATAAAAGAATCCCCTGTTTTGTGGTGCACTACCTGCCAAACTTCTATTGCACAGGCTGAACTTGAAACTACAGAAAAAGAAACAACTTTCAATTATATTCCCTTTTTAGTAGAGGGTGAAGAATTGATAGTTGCTACTACAAGACCTGAACTGCTTTATGGCTGCACTTGCTTATTTATAAATCCTAAGGATGAAAGATATACAAAATATATAGGAAAAACTGCTCTAGTACCTTTATATAACTATGAAATCCCAATACTTTCTGATGAAAAAGTAAGTTTAGATAAGGGAACAGGGATTGTTATGTGTGCTACCTTTGGAGATACCACTGATGTTGAGTGGTATGAAAAGCACAAACTTCCTTATAGAAAAGTTATTGAAGCCAATGGAAAAATAAATGAAACGGTTCCTTTCATAGGAGGATTGAAGGTTCTAATTGCAAGAGAAAAAATAATAGAGCTCCTTAAAGAAAATAACTTACTAAAGAAAAGTGAAGTAATAACTCATACAGTTTCAACTCATGAAAGATGTGGAAAACCAATAGAAATAATCCCTTCAAAGCAGTGGTATATCGATATCTTAAGTGAAAAAGAACGATATTTGAAAGTTGCTGATGAAATTAATTGGTATCCTGCTTCTATGAAAAATAGATATATTGCTTGGGTAGAAAATCTAAAATGGGATTGGTGTATATCAAGACAAAGGTACTATGGAGTTCCTTTTCCAGTTTGGTACTGCAAGAAATGTGGTAAACCAATGTTTCCAAAGGATGAGGAGCTTCCAATAAATCCAATGGAATCAACACCAACCTCAGCTTGTGAATGTAATCATATGAATTTTATACCGGAAACAGCTGTTTTTGATACTTGGGCAACTTCTTCTCTAACTCCATTAATAAATTCAAAGTGGAATACAGATGAAGATATTCATTCAAAGTTGCTTCCCATGGGAATGAGAACTCAAGCACACGAAATAATCAGAACTTGGGCTTTTTACACCATAGTTAGAAGTCTATATCATACTGGCAATATTCCTTGGAAGGATCTTATGATTTGTGGTTTTGTTTTGGCCAAGAAAGGTGAAAAAATAAGTAAGTCAAAAGGCAATTCTAACTTTGATCCTAAAACATTAATAGACAGACATTCTGCTGATGCTTTAAGATATTGGGCTGCAGGTGCAAACCTTGGTACTGATACAATGTTTTCTGAGGATGAACTTAAAATATCAAAAAGATTCTTAACTAAACTTTGGAATGCAGCTAGCTTTTGTATTATGCAGCTTGAAGATTTCACTGGAGATAAACCAAAAGAAACATTACCAATTGATAAATGGATAACTGAACGACTTAAGCAAGTAGAAAGTAAAGCTATCGATTATTTAAATCAATATGAGACAGGGCTTGCCAAACATGAAATTGATGATTTCTTCTGGAATGATTTTTGTGATGATTATTTAGAATTAGTAAAGGACAGATTATATAAACCAGAAATCCATGGAGCAAAAGAAAGATTGTCTGCTCAATATACTTTGTATAATGTGCTTCTTGAACTTCTAAAGCTTTATGCCATCTATGTACCTTACATCACAGAAGAAATATATCAATCTTATTTTAAAACCTTTGAGAAGTCAGCTTCAATTCATATAATGGAATGGAACAAGAAAGAATCTACTATAGATAATGAACTTTTATGCTTTGGAGAAAATATAAAGGCCATTATCAGCGAAGTAAGAAAATATAAATCAGAAAGAAATCTATCATTAAAGGAACGATTAAATATTATAAAAGTTAATATACCAATAAATCAAAGCAGCTATTTTCAAAAAACATTCAAAGATATCAAAGCTTGCACTTGGGCTGAAAACATTGAAATATCCCCTAGTAATTGTTGGAATATAGAGATCTTATAA
- a CDS encoding DUF4179 domain-containing protein has product MDGEATYNISSGSIELVQEAVYVKEVNTKKDSKIFGCNNYLLSVVKKISDNASEMDAYLVGIKENIKANIRVINSDLASKLKIEKDYIELNQTKNLVASKDGITISINKVFFDGGELVILSKLTSDKEVGENRRFRIIDSNVYVNEIKIRGEENQCSYKLDKCLAEEERRYNIEDFSLSGQADIKIVFANVSINNSIKWGPWIFKTRVYC; this is encoded by the coding sequence ATGGACGGGGAGGCTACATATAATATTTCATCAGGTAGCATTGAGTTAGTACAAGAAGCTGTTTATGTTAAGGAAGTAAATACAAAAAAGGATTCTAAGATATTTGGATGCAATAATTATTTATTGTCAGTGGTTAAAAAAATTTCAGATAATGCATCTGAAATGGATGCATATCTAGTTGGAATAAAGGAAAATATTAAGGCAAATATCAGAGTTATAAATAGTGATTTAGCAAGTAAGTTGAAAATAGAAAAAGACTATATAGAGCTTAATCAGACAAAAAACTTAGTAGCAAGTAAGGATGGTATAACAATTAGTATAAATAAAGTGTTCTTTGATGGGGGAGAGCTTGTAATTTTATCAAAGCTAACTTCAGATAAAGAAGTTGGTGAAAACAGAAGATTTAGAATTATAGATTCAAATGTGTATGTAAATGAGATAAAAATTAGAGGTGAAGAAAATCAATGTTCTTATAAATTGGACAAGTGTCTTGCAGAAGAAGAGCGTAGATATAATATAGAAGATTTTAGTCTGAGTGGACAAGCTGACATAAAAATAGTTTTCGCAAATGTCAGCATTAATAACAGTATAAAATGGGGACCATGGATATTTAAGACTAGAGTATACTGTTAA
- a CDS encoding ABC transporter permease, whose amino-acid sequence MNLRIYKSSNIVKIVISIVAIAIMLTFSIYLKLCLDSKIIDSIAYKNTKKITGITFNELNKLQQVNSKFEVTGYSEIPTEAESKFGVRIDKVKVVFTDEKEINFYPKKIIEGAFFDALDLNKQSNQVVISESMANKFFKTTKVIGNTIKFMEKNYYITGVYQDENKSMLYAMAQDEYERVYVPYSTMNIEGQFVDVLTVKVPKGNDEKYVYNELNKTLGDKVRSYKSDNYGYNKLIASQTFNMFIFIAGILLIIFIIIYVKNNILNLIKMIKEKAKELYFLQIIQAEYKHILLESSKIIICIIMIFIVFNIIKFPLAIPEKYIPSDYIFDFNFYREAIISSFQDTNSSLKLIGDVYDRYISYISYVQLLLLACELIVLVGVVRKINRFRRCKYTTCTTS is encoded by the coding sequence ATGAATTTACGTATATATAAGAGTTCTAATATAGTTAAAATAGTTATTAGCATAGTTGCAATAGCTATTATGCTTACTTTTAGCATATACTTAAAGCTATGCCTAGACAGTAAAATAATTGATTCAATTGCTTATAAGAATACAAAAAAAATTACAGGAATTACTTTTAATGAACTTAACAAACTACAGCAAGTAAATAGCAAGTTTGAGGTTACAGGCTATAGTGAGATACCAACAGAAGCAGAAAGCAAATTTGGTGTTAGGATAGATAAGGTTAAAGTAGTGTTCACAGATGAAAAGGAGATCAACTTCTATCCTAAGAAGATTATAGAAGGAGCGTTTTTTGATGCGTTAGATTTGAATAAACAAAGTAATCAAGTGGTAATAAGTGAAAGTATGGCTAATAAGTTTTTTAAGACTACAAAAGTTATAGGTAATACAATAAAGTTTATGGAAAAAAATTATTATATAACTGGTGTTTATCAAGATGAGAATAAATCTATGCTGTATGCTATGGCACAAGATGAGTACGAAAGAGTATATGTCCCATATAGTACTATGAATATTGAAGGGCAATTTGTTGATGTTCTTACTGTAAAAGTGCCTAAGGGCAATGATGAAAAGTATGTATATAATGAACTTAATAAGACATTAGGCGATAAAGTCAGGTCATATAAAAGTGATAACTATGGTTATAATAAATTAATTGCTTCTCAAACCTTTAATATGTTTATTTTTATAGCAGGTATTTTATTAATAATTTTTATAATTATTTATGTTAAGAATAATATATTAAATTTGATAAAAATGATAAAAGAAAAAGCAAAGGAATTATACTTTTTGCAAATTATCCAAGCTGAGTATAAACATATATTATTGGAAAGTTCTAAGATTATAATATGTATAATTATGATTTTTATCGTGTTTAACATTATTAAGTTTCCATTAGCAATACCAGAAAAGTATATACCATCAGATTACATCTTTGATTTTAATTTTTACAGAGAAGCAATCATATCAAGTTTTCAAGATACAAATTCAAGTTTGAAACTTATAGGAGATGTATATGATAGATATATTTCTTATATATCATATGTACAATTATTGCTATTAGCATGTGAATTGATAGTATTAGTAGGGGTTGTTCGTAAGATTAACAGATTTCGTAGATGTAAATATACCACTTGTACAACAAGTTAA
- a CDS encoding carbohydrate ABC transporter permease, translated as MANYKRKKISTILKYLPLIILAVIVLFPILLMIANSFMDKGEILSAYGIMSSDTEVNSGFMKFKFIPELVTLKQYYTVLFRKPNFLVMFWNSVILVLPIVIGQVVISTPAAYAFAKIRFPLRDQMFYLIIVLMLMPYQVTIVPNYIILKKIGLLGSRSAVILPGVFSALGVFLLRQFIRSIPDEQCDAAKIDGANYFGIFSKIILPQCKGGVISLAILSFVDSWNMVEQPLIFLENGNMHPLSIFLSDINNSELGVAFACGVIFMVPAILLFLNCEKDLLKGVQNLEIK; from the coding sequence ATGGCTAATTATAAAAGAAAGAAAATATCAACAATTTTAAAATACTTACCTTTGATTATATTGGCAGTTATTGTATTATTTCCGATATTATTAATGATAGCAAATTCTTTTATGGATAAAGGAGAAATACTTTCAGCTTATGGTATCATGTCTTCAGATACAGAAGTAAATAGTGGCTTTATGAAATTTAAGTTTATACCTGAGTTAGTAACGCTAAAACAATACTATACTGTACTATTTAGAAAACCTAATTTTTTAGTGATGTTTTGGAATTCAGTAATATTGGTCTTACCAATAGTGATTGGACAGGTAGTAATCTCGACTCCAGCAGCATATGCTTTTGCTAAAATTAGATTTCCATTAAGAGATCAGATGTTTTATTTGATAATAGTGCTTATGCTCATGCCATATCAAGTGACAATTGTGCCTAACTATATAATACTGAAAAAAATTGGACTACTTGGATCTCGCTCAGCTGTTATTTTGCCAGGAGTATTTTCTGCCTTGGGAGTTTTTTTGCTTAGACAGTTTATAAGATCAATTCCAGATGAACAATGCGATGCAGCTAAGATAGACGGAGCAAACTATTTTGGCATATTTTCAAAAATTATTTTACCTCAATGTAAAGGTGGAGTGATTTCATTAGCGATACTAAGCTTTGTTGATAGTTGGAACATGGTAGAACAACCATTAATTTTTTTGGAGAATGGTAACATGCATCCTTTATCTATTTTTCTCTCAGATATAAATAATTCAGAGTTGGGAGTAGCATTTGCCTGTGGAGTAATATTTATGGTTCCTGCAATACTTCTTTTTTTAAACTGTGAAAAGGATTTATTAAAAGGAGTACAAAATTTAGAAATAAAGTAA
- a CDS encoding cation diffusion facilitator family transporter, whose product MTLEKKLLKFSAFGGLFFAVLGLAWGIIIKSNMIMFDGLYALISLFLSMFAIWITNYIEKSDLENFPFGKVMFEPITVAVKSIILILMCTISFKDAVKEILNGGNIVNTNLALGYSIISTIACTLIYRLISKKSTKLSSEILKAESSQWFMDSILTAGVLVGYFITMILGATSFSYYTRFVDPLMVVLISVVFIRVPLMTLFKSFNEMVNGKADDKINDEINTIVEDIKEEYNFQDSVTRVSKIGRELRIEIDFVFNEKSTLTELDEMDKVREQVYANMIDIKLKKWLNINFTGDKKWAI is encoded by the coding sequence ATGACTTTAGAAAAGAAATTGCTTAAGTTTTCAGCCTTCGGTGGATTGTTCTTTGCAGTGCTTGGTTTAGCATGGGGTATTATAATTAAATCAAATATGATTATGTTTGACGGTCTTTACGCGTTAATCAGTTTATTTTTATCAATGTTTGCAATTTGGATAACAAATTATATAGAAAAAAGTGATTTGGAGAACTTTCCATTTGGTAAGGTAATGTTTGAGCCAATAACTGTGGCAGTAAAATCTATTATTTTAATCTTAATGTGTACAATTTCATTTAAAGATGCTGTAAAAGAAATACTAAACGGCGGGAATATTGTAAATACTAATCTAGCATTAGGATATTCAATTATTTCAACCATTGCATGTACGTTAATCTATAGGCTAATCAGCAAAAAGAGTACAAAATTATCTTCTGAAATACTAAAAGCTGAAAGTAGTCAATGGTTTATGGATTCAATCTTAACTGCTGGTGTACTTGTAGGATATTTTATAACAATGATACTTGGAGCTACTAGCTTCTCATACTACACAAGATTCGTAGATCCTTTAATGGTAGTACTAATCTCAGTTGTATTTATAAGAGTTCCACTAATGACATTATTTAAAAGCTTTAATGAAATGGTTAACGGAAAAGCAGATGATAAAATTAATGATGAAATTAACACCATAGTTGAAGACATAAAAGAAGAATACAACTTCCAAGACTCAGTAACAAGAGTTAGTAAAATAGGTAGAGAACTTAGAATTGAAATTGATTTCGTATTTAATGAAAAATCAACCTTAACTGAACTTGACGAAATGGACAAAGTTCGTGAACAAGTTTATGCTAACATGATTGATATTAAACTAAAGAAATGGTTAAATATTAACTTTACAGGAGATAAGAAGTGGGCGATATAA
- a CDS encoding carbohydrate ABC transporter permease, with protein MKLRNKEAMAGYFFIAPSIIGYLIFFGVPFIISLYFCFTKGIGDVEYVGFQNFIDLLSSETFQLAAKNTLYFNVVSVPLNLCISLVMAVVLNSKLKGISYFRTIFVMPLVIPSASVVLVWQIFFHSSGVLNDFLSIFGYKSTDWLNSPWAFNILVLFYIWKNCGYNIIIFLAGLNSISQHYYEAAYIDGCGKFKSFCKITIPMLMPTTFFVFVFSIINSFKVYREAFMLGGNYPHSSIYMLQHFMNNNFYNLNYQRLSTAAFLVFIFIALLVYILLKFEKRYGEDC; from the coding sequence ATGAAATTAAGAAATAAGGAAGCAATGGCTGGATATTTTTTTATAGCTCCAAGCATAATAGGATATCTTATATTCTTTGGAGTTCCATTTATAATAAGTCTATATTTTTGCTTTACTAAAGGTATAGGTGATGTTGAGTATGTTGGATTTCAAAATTTTATTGATTTATTAAGCAGTGAAACTTTTCAATTAGCAGCAAAGAATACGTTATATTTTAATGTTGTTAGTGTTCCATTAAATTTATGTATATCTTTAGTTATGGCAGTAGTGCTAAATAGTAAATTGAAGGGGATATCATATTTTAGAACTATCTTCGTTATGCCGTTAGTTATTCCATCAGCATCAGTTGTATTAGTATGGCAAATATTTTTCCATTCAAGTGGTGTATTAAACGATTTTTTATCTATTTTTGGATATAAATCTACAGACTGGCTCAATTCACCTTGGGCATTTAATATATTAGTATTATTTTATATATGGAAGAATTGTGGATATAATATAATAATTTTTCTAGCAGGGTTAAATAGTATTTCTCAACATTATTATGAAGCTGCATATATTGATGGATGTGGAAAGTTCAAGAGCTTTTGTAAGATTACCATTCCAATGCTTATGCCAACTACATTTTTCGTTTTTGTATTTTCTATAATAAACTCTTTCAAAGTATATAGAGAGGCATTTATGCTAGGTGGGAATTATCCACATTCCAGCATATATATGCTTCAGCATTTTATGAATAATAATTTTTATAACTTAAACTATCAAAGATTATCTACAGCAGCATTTCTAGTATTTATATTTATAGCACTTTTAGTTTATATATTATTGAAATTTGAAAAAAGGTATGGGGAAGACTGTTAA
- a CDS encoding efflux RND transporter periplasmic adaptor subunit, with protein sequence MQLEINTNRKKHKIYKITIGFFVIIGLLTFFSKTINNFLLPKVTVTQLQKGSLGDVFENQGVVEYKAKNRIYSTNSWFIKKINVNVNKFVKKGDCLAQIENDEILLQKKNAQLNVLKAEDILKSLKNEAEPNKDLIKEKEIELEIAKLQYEKVSKGIDEDGNILADSDGKIVGINAMEGSVTQPNQVIFEMVSDTPQYCVSWKVNQDEAIKYKVGDKISVSIKIRQNNAGNKGGNDEILDTKNLVMESNVINKQYLSNEKVYELSANLNSNGIVLEEGQKATISINKSSPSYNQVIPKRCITEENRQNYIFVVKERQGILGKEKYVAKLQVNIVDSDTNNCAVKDVPNDVKQIVTDTSKTLTDDSAVMLR encoded by the coding sequence ATGCAGTTAGAGATTAATACAAATAGAAAGAAACATAAAATCTATAAGATAACTATTGGCTTTTTTGTAATTATAGGATTGCTTACATTCTTTTCAAAAACAATAAATAATTTCTTATTGCCTAAAGTTACAGTAACACAATTGCAAAAAGGAAGTTTAGGGGATGTTTTTGAAAATCAAGGAGTAGTTGAGTATAAGGCAAAAAACAGAATATATTCAACAAATAGCTGGTTTATAAAAAAAATTAATGTGAATGTAAATAAATTTGTTAAAAAAGGAGATTGCTTAGCTCAAATAGAAAATGATGAGATTTTATTGCAGAAAAAAAATGCACAATTAAATGTACTTAAAGCAGAAGATATTTTAAAATCTTTGAAAAATGAGGCTGAGCCTAATAAAGATTTAATTAAGGAAAAGGAGATTGAACTTGAAATAGCTAAACTTCAATATGAAAAGGTCTCAAAAGGTATTGATGAAGATGGTAATATATTAGCAGATTCTGATGGAAAAATTGTGGGGATAAATGCTATGGAAGGTAGCGTTACTCAGCCTAACCAAGTTATATTTGAGATGGTTAGTGATACCCCACAATACTGTGTATCTTGGAAAGTTAATCAGGATGAAGCTATAAAATATAAGGTTGGAGATAAGATAAGTGTTAGTATAAAAATCAGACAAAATAATGCTGGAAATAAAGGTGGAAATGATGAAATATTAGATACTAAAAATTTAGTCATGGAATCTAATGTCATAAATAAACAGTACTTAAGTAATGAAAAAGTATATGAATTAAGTGCTAATTTAAATTCAAATGGTATAGTACTTGAAGAAGGGCAAAAAGCAACTATAAGTATTAATAAGTCAAGTCCAAGTTACAATCAAGTTATTCCTAAGAGATGCATAACTGAGGAAAATAGACAGAATTATATATTTGTTGTTAAAGAAAGGCAAGGTATATTAGGAAAAGAAAAGTATGTAGCGAAGCTTCAAGTTAATATAGTAGATTCAGACACGAATAATTGTGCAGTAAAGGATGTTCCTAACGATGTTAAACAAATTGTTACAGATACATCAAAAACATTAACAGATGATTCTGCTGTAATGTTGAGGTGA
- a CDS encoding beta-galactosidase — protein MKIGVDYYPEHWDINNIKSDINLMRKTGVKLVRLAEFAWCRLEPAEGVYDFKWLDDAIELFGENDIQIVLGTPTCTPPLWLYEKYPYAIQVDKNGNRSFTGIRGHRCFNSPSMRKFTNLIVEKMTKHYANSKVVIGWQIDNELEANNCCCEHCSNKFREWLKNKYGTLETMNKEHGNVVWSGEYTSWEQVKPPLGGSPHLNPSYLLDFDRYAADSTVEYVKFQLEIIRRNCPKHFVTTNTWFPYYIPNFHKTFKELDFVSYDNYPTTKVIDNKDSLHSHAFHCDLMRGIKRQNFWIMEQLSGPLGCWMPMTRTTKPGMIKGYSFQAIAHGADTVVHFRWRNATIGAEMFWHGLIDHSNVPGRRFNEFAELCNDVNKISAELRDSVIKNEVAILYSSEQEYAFKIQPQVQNMYYLEQLQLFHQSLLRLGVGADIIDWSEDLSSYKIVIAPTLYITNETVTKNLYSFVKAGGTLILTNRTGVKYPNNTCVMKPLPGDFAECAGIVVTEYDPLGEDKLTVKSYNNKTYECTQWCDLIEPTTAKVIATYNDDFFKGTAAVTVNNYKSGKVYYLGTVFSRDYYYDLMSQILKDNNIKYYTELEDDIELSVRENDNGKYLFIFNNSNKLKTFKAKSKYRSIINDTVYGQTFELKPYGTDVLKECK, from the coding sequence ATGAAAATAGGTGTAGATTATTATCCTGAACATTGGGATATCAACAATATAAAATCAGATATAAATTTAATGAGGAAAACAGGAGTTAAACTCGTTCGCCTTGCAGAATTTGCTTGGTGTAGATTGGAACCTGCAGAAGGAGTATATGATTTCAAATGGCTTGATGATGCCATTGAATTGTTTGGAGAAAATGACATACAAATTGTTCTTGGTACACCAACTTGTACCCCACCACTTTGGCTTTATGAAAAATATCCTTATGCCATTCAAGTTGATAAGAACGGTAATAGATCATTTACAGGGATTAGAGGACATCGTTGTTTCAACAGCCCTTCCATGCGTAAGTTTACAAATCTAATTGTAGAAAAAATGACTAAGCACTATGCAAATAGCAAAGTTGTTATAGGCTGGCAAATTGATAATGAATTAGAAGCAAATAATTGTTGCTGTGAACATTGCAGTAATAAATTTAGAGAATGGTTAAAAAATAAATATGGAACATTAGAAACTATGAATAAGGAACATGGTAATGTTGTATGGAGCGGTGAATATACAAGTTGGGAGCAAGTAAAACCTCCACTTGGCGGCTCACCTCACTTAAATCCTTCTTATCTACTTGATTTTGATAGATATGCTGCTGATTCTACAGTAGAATACGTTAAATTTCAGTTAGAAATTATAAGAAGGAACTGCCCTAAACACTTTGTTACTACTAATACTTGGTTTCCTTATTATATACCTAATTTCCATAAAACTTTTAAGGAACTAGATTTTGTATCCTATGATAATTATCCAACCACAAAAGTTATTGATAATAAGGACTCTTTACATTCTCATGCCTTCCACTGCGATTTGATGAGGGGAATAAAGAGACAAAACTTTTGGATTATGGAGCAGCTTAGTGGTCCTTTAGGGTGCTGGATGCCTATGACAAGAACCACTAAACCAGGTATGATAAAAGGTTACTCATTCCAAGCAATTGCACATGGTGCTGATACAGTTGTTCATTTTAGATGGAGAAATGCTACTATTGGTGCTGAAATGTTCTGGCATGGTCTTATTGATCACAGCAATGTGCCTGGTAGAAGATTCAATGAATTTGCTGAGCTTTGTAATGATGTGAATAAAATAAGTGCTGAACTTAGAGATTCAGTTATAAAAAATGAAGTAGCAATACTATATTCTTCTGAGCAGGAATATGCTTTTAAAATTCAACCTCAAGTTCAAAATATGTATTATTTAGAACAACTACAACTGTTCCATCAATCTCTCTTAAGATTAGGGGTTGGTGCTGATATCATAGATTGGAGTGAAGATCTTTCATCATATAAAATAGTAATTGCCCCTACTCTATATATTACAAATGAAACTGTAACTAAAAATCTTTATTCCTTTGTAAAAGCTGGTGGCACACTTATTCTAACTAATAGAACTGGAGTAAAATATCCTAACAACACCTGCGTGATGAAACCACTACCTGGGGATTTTGCTGAATGTGCTGGTATCGTTGTTACAGAATATGATCCCTTAGGAGAAGATAAACTTACTGTTAAATCTTATAATAATAAAACCTATGAATGTACTCAGTGGTGTGATCTTATTGAACCTACTACAGCTAAGGTTATTGCCACCTATAATGATGATTTCTTTAAAGGCACTGCTGCTGTAACAGTAAACAACTATAAATCTGGTAAAGTTTATTACTTAGGAACTGTATTTAGTAGAGATTATTACTATGATTTAATGTCTCAAATATTGAAGGATAATAACATCAAATATTACACAGAACTTGAGGATGATATAGAACTATCTGTTCGTGAAAATGACAATGGAAAATACTTATTTATATTCAACAATAGTAACAAATTAAAAACCTTCAAAGCTAAAAGTAAATATAGAAGTATTATAAATGATACAGTTTACGGACAAACTTTTGAGTTAAAACCTTATGGAACTGATGTACTTAAGGAATGTAAATAG
- a CDS encoding HAD family hydrolase has translation MPKAKVIIFDLFETLIHDIKFDFTSGLLYLHENVLFEATDKLELLNYADTYWKNLYDKRNEDNSELPFEEELLDFKNKYGFKVDLPTEEIQYNCVLTMNPTELFNETISTLEKLNSLGIPVYLLSNSIFKKNVMKKFINQYELEKYFVNTYFSADYKVRKPHKDFFQVVFDDIQKDNKGIENEEVFFIGDNYDADVLGAKNFGFTPVFLNRKHVDGINNKGFLEINSLNELFELMT, from the coding sequence ATGCCAAAAGCAAAAGTGATTATATTTGACTTATTTGAGACATTGATTCATGATATAAAATTTGATTTTACTTCAGGTTTATTATATCTGCATGAAAATGTTCTATTCGAAGCTACTGATAAACTAGAACTTCTAAATTATGCAGATACATATTGGAAAAACCTTTATGACAAAAGAAATGAAGATAATTCAGAATTGCCTTTTGAAGAAGAACTTTTGGATTTCAAAAATAAATATGGTTTTAAAGTAGATTTGCCAACAGAAGAAATTCAATACAATTGTGTACTTACAATGAATCCTACAGAATTATTCAATGAAACTATTTCTACTTTAGAAAAACTAAATTCTTTAGGTATTCCTGTTTATTTATTAAGTAATAGCATTTTTAAAAAGAATGTAATGAAAAAATTCATTAATCAGTATGAATTAGAAAAATACTTTGTTAACACATATTTTAGTGCAGATTATAAAGTGAGGAAACCCCACAAAGATTTCTTTCAAGTTGTCTTTGATGATATTCAAAAGGACAATAAGGGTATTGAAAATGAAGAAGTTTTCTTTATTGGAGATAATTATGACGCTGATGTTCTTGGAGCTAAAAATTTTGGATTTACACCTGTGTTTTTAAATCGTAAACATGTGGATGGAATTAATAATAAAGGCTTTCTTGAAATTAATTCCTTAAATGAGTTGTTTGAATTGATGACTTAG